A window of Numenius arquata chromosome 6, bNumArq3.hap1.1, whole genome shotgun sequence contains these coding sequences:
- the CAT gene encoding catalase — translation MALSPQGVLPHRAINKHATPCKPDVLTTGAGNPVGDKLNIMTVGPRGPLLVQDVVFTDEMAHFDRERIPERVVHAKGAGAFGYFEVTHDITQYCKAKVFEHIGKRTPIAIRFSTVAGESGSADTVRDPRGFAMKFYTEEGNWDLVGNNTPIFFIRDAMLFPSFIHSQKRNPQTHLRDPDMMWDFWSLRPESLHQVSFLFSDRGIPDGYRHMNGYGSHTFKLVNASGRAVYCKFHVKTDQGIKNLSVEEAGRLASTDPDYGIRDLYNAIATGDYPSWSFYIQVMTFEEAEKFPFNPFDLTKIWPHGDYPLIPVGKLVLNRNPVNYFAEVEQMAYDPSNMPPGIEPSPDKMLQGRLFSYPDTHRHRLGPNYLQIPVNCPFRTRVANYQRDGPMCVTDNQGGAPNYYPNSFTGPEDQPVLKECRVYVSGDVQRFNSANEDNVTQVREFYTKVLKEDERQRLCKNIADHLKDAQLFIQKRAVKNFTDVHPDYGARIQALLDKYNADSGKKDVIRTYTQSTSRMSAKERSNL, via the exons AAACCAGATGTCTTGACCACCGGTGCTGGGAACCCAGTAGGGGATAAGCTCAATATTATGACGGTGGGGCCACGTGGACCTCTTCTCGTTCAAGATGTTGTTTTCACTGATGAGATGGCTCATTTTGACAGAGAGAGGATTCCTGAAAGAGTTGTGCATGCAAAAGGGGCAG gagctttTGGCTATTTTGAAGTCACACATGACATTACCCAGTATTGTAAGGCCAAAGTGTTTGAACACATTGGAAAAAGAACTCCGATTGCGATACGATTCTCCACTGTTG CTGGAGAATCTGGCTCAGCTGATACCGTGCGTGACCCTCGAGGTTTTGCAATGAAGTTCTATACGGAAGAGGGTAACTGGGATCTTGTGGGAAATAATACTCCCATCTTCTTTATTCGGGACGCAATGTTG TTTCCGTCCTTCATCCATAGCCAAAAGAGGAACCCTCAGACTCACTTGAGGGATCCTGACATGATGTGGGACTTCTGGAGTCTTCGTCCTGAGTCTTTGCATCAA GTGTCTTTCTTGTTCAGTGATCGTGGCATTCCTGATGGCTATCGCCACATGAATGGATACGGATCTCATACGTTTAAACTGGTGAACGCTAGTGGAAGAGCGGTTTATTGCAAATTCCATGTGAAG aCTGACCAGGGCATCAAAAATCTCTCTGTTGAAGAAGCAGGAAGATTGGCTTCTACTGATCCTGATTATGGAATCCGTGATCTTTACAATGCCATTGCCACAGGGGACTATCCATCGTGGTCTTTCTACATTCAAGTTATGACATTCGAAGAAGCAGAGAAGTTTCCATTTAATCCTTTTGATTTAACTAAG ATTTGGCCTCATGGTGACTACCCCCTCATCCCTGTGGGAAAGCTTGTCTTGAACAGGAATCCTGTCAATTACTTTGCAGAAGTAGAACAGATGGCCTATGATCCCAGCAACATGCCTCCTGGCATTGAGCCTAGCCCTGATAAAATGCTGCAG GGTCGTCTTTTTTCATACCCTGACACTCACAGACACCGTCTGGGACCCAACTACCTACAAATTCCCGTGAACTGCCCCTTCAGAACTCGTGTGGCCAATTACCAGAGGGATGGACCAATGTGCGTTACTGACAACCAAG GTGGTGCCCCAAACTATTATCCAAATAGTTTTACTGGTCCGGAAGATCAGCCCGTGTTAAAGGAATGCCGCGTGTACGTTTCGGGAGATGTGCAGCGCTTCAATAGTGCAAACGAAGATAATGTGACTCAG GTGCGAGAATTCTATACCAAAGTGCTGAAGGAGGATGAACGCCAAAGGCTGTGCAAAAATATTGCTGATCATCTTAAAGACGCACAACTCTTCATTCAGAAGAGAGCT GTGAAAAACTTCACTGATGTTCATCCTGACTATGGTGCCCGAATTCAGGCTTTGCTGGACAAATACAACGCTGACAGTGGGAAAAAG gatGTGATTCGGACATATACACAGTCCACATCTCGTATGTCTGCCAAAGAAAGATCCAACTTGTAA